Part of the Paenibacillus aurantius genome, CGAACGTAAGATGTCAAAATGATGGATAGCCCCTTCGACCAAGAGGGGGTATTCCATCTCATGTCGAAACTTCCCCCACGAGGCAAAACGGCGAAAATCAGCCGAGAACCGACCAATGATCGAATCGACGGCTCCATATTTGCCACTGTGGATCAACCGCTCCAGTGTTTGTTTGTCCTGATCAAACCGGTGGCTCATCGTGACCGCCATCTTCCGGCCCGCCGCCGTAACTTTATGAAAGATCCGGCAGCTTGCTTCCAATGTGTCGGCGATCGGTTTCTCGGACAGGATGTCACAGCCAAATTCCAGAGCCAAGTCCACGATTCCTTCATGAAGGGCAGGCGGAACAACGGAAATGACGAAATCCGCGTTGTGCTGCTGAAGCGCACTCCGCAAATCCGTATAGCAGCTATCCGGGGAAAGTCCGGCCTCTATGGCATGGCGATGGGACGCTTCGTTCGGATCCACCGCCGCTGTGAATTCCGCCCCCAGGCTGCCGGTCAGATAAGGCACGGTTTGCCGGCACCAAACACTGCCCATCGTCCCCAATCCAACCAAAATAAATCGTAAGGGTTGAGTCAACTGATATCCCTCCTAAGCAAGGAAACTCCGGTATTTTCCAACAACATACCATCAATAGGAAGCCGTTTCTATGCTACTTTTTTTACTATTTAGGAGATTTCCTACAGACCCGGAAGGCTGAAAGAAAAGCAAATCTCCGCATCCAATAGATAGGACTGCTTTGAAAAATATTCTTCGAAAAAATCATTTGCAATTTTTCTTCAGGCACAGAAAAAAGGAACTTCAACATGAGCCGAAGTTCCTTTTAGT contains:
- a CDS encoding Gfo/Idh/MocA family protein; this encodes MTQPLRFILVGLGTMGSVWCRQTVPYLTGSLGAEFTAAVDPNEASHRHAIEAGLSPDSCYTDLRSALQQHNADFVISVVPPALHEGIVDLALEFGCDILSEKPIADTLEASCRIFHKVTAAGRKMAVTMSHRFDQDKQTLERLIHSGKYGAVDSIIGRFSADFRRFASWGKFRHEMEYPLLVEGAIHHFDILRSLAGSNPKTLYAKSWKADWGQYSGDSNTMVICEMENGVKTFFEGSKTSAATTNSWSQEYFRAECDKATLELSRREVTARSSLGFPYPELEVIPLAKQTVWTNTWLAELFVDWLRGGSIPPNSLEDNLQCTAMVFAAIESARTGKEIHVPSFLHEYLAAAAE